In a genomic window of Stakelama saccharophila:
- a CDS encoding DUF885 family protein — MFSPDRRGALAGLAVLALLPRVFAPARAATSRDAGLVALLDRIDAGDPVAGLGALRGFDARGLSPVRRLDLLAVRQGLAVDARMLARWNWLRPGRSPYPVSPRTGNWRKVAEGGTVAADAIRADTQMLDAAANQGVVLPRALLDETLRAVEAARGRASGESAAALAGQAAALRKQRPHAPDHAGLVRLRGGSDYFALMLERALGEAIAPAAAHARAEAAARALARRADMLFAKLGMKGGSNGERFRALARDPRHLYADSGAGRDRAVADMNRWMARARRWMPQAFGTIPPAVDHVAARRMSRADEAAGRGGYRTVPPADGSGEGGYYVDLAHIRRRPDWTLSSVVHHELLPGHMLQMPIEAAADPHPLRLSYAAAFTEGWAIYAEELMAHAGAFEGAPEAELGYIQWALFRVGRALADTGIHSRGWTQAQAIARLRDLQGEGVIFAPIEEDVARICLEPGIRSAEFLMAASLADLRDIAGDVRDFHDHVLAPGSLPLHLVEAVARHDGAGTAVPTTYSGRGGAA, encoded by the coding sequence GTGTTTTCTCCCGACCGGCGCGGCGCGCTCGCCGGGCTGGCTGTGCTGGCGTTGTTGCCGAGGGTGTTCGCCCCGGCCCGTGCCGCCACTTCGCGCGATGCCGGGCTTGTTGCGCTGCTCGACCGGATCGACGCGGGCGACCCGGTGGCTGGCCTGGGGGCGCTGCGTGGTTTCGATGCACGCGGGCTGTCGCCGGTGCGCCGGCTCGATCTGCTCGCGGTGCGGCAGGGCCTTGCGGTCGATGCGCGGATGCTGGCGCGGTGGAATTGGCTCAGGCCGGGCCGCTCGCCCTATCCGGTGTCGCCGCGTACCGGGAACTGGCGCAAGGTGGCGGAAGGCGGCACCGTCGCAGCCGATGCGATCCGCGCCGATACGCAAATGCTCGACGCAGCGGCGAACCAGGGCGTGGTGCTGCCAAGGGCGCTGCTCGACGAGACGCTACGCGCCGTCGAGGCGGCACGGGGCAGGGCGAGCGGCGAAAGTGCGGCGGCGCTTGCCGGACAGGCGGCAGCGTTGCGCAAGCAGCGTCCCCACGCTCCCGATCATGCCGGCCTGGTGCGCCTGCGCGGCGGATCCGATTATTTCGCGCTGATGCTCGAACGTGCACTGGGCGAGGCGATCGCGCCTGCCGCTGCGCATGCGCGCGCCGAGGCGGCGGCGCGAGCGCTGGCCCGGCGCGCCGACATGCTGTTCGCCAAACTCGGCATGAAGGGCGGCTCGAACGGTGAGCGCTTCCGTGCGTTGGCGCGCGATCCGCGCCACCTCTATGCCGACAGCGGTGCCGGGCGCGATCGGGCGGTGGCCGACATGAATCGCTGGATGGCGCGTGCGCGTCGATGGATGCCGCAGGCGTTCGGCACGATTCCGCCCGCCGTCGATCATGTCGCGGCGCGGCGCATGTCGCGCGCCGACGAGGCGGCGGGGCGCGGCGGCTATCGCACCGTGCCGCCCGCCGATGGATCGGGCGAGGGCGGCTATTACGTCGACCTCGCGCATATCCGGCGCCGGCCCGACTGGACACTTTCCAGCGTGGTGCATCACGAGCTTCTGCCCGGCCATATGCTGCAGATGCCGATCGAAGCGGCGGCCGATCCACACCCATTGCGGCTGTCCTATGCCGCCGCCTTCACCGAGGGATGGGCGATCTATGCCGAGGAACTGATGGCGCATGCCGGCGCGTTCGAGGGAGCGCCCGAGGCGGAACTCGGCTATATCCAATGGGCGCTGTTCCGCGTCGGCCGCGCGCTGGCCGATACCGGCATCCACAGCCGGGGCTGGACGCAAGCGCAGGCGATCGCGCGGTTGCGCGACCTGCAGGGCGAGGGCGTGATCTTCGCGCCCATCGAGGAGGATGTCGCGCGCATCTGCCTCGAACCGGGCATCCGCTCGGCCGAATTTTTGATGGCCGCCTCGCTTGCCGATCTGCGGGACATAGCGGGCGATGTCCGCGACTTTCACGATCATGTGCTGGCGCCCGGATCGCTGCCGCTTCATCTGGTGGAGGCGGTGGCGCGACACGATGGTGCCGGTACGGCCGTGCCGACGACATATTCCGGCCGAGGGGGCGCAGCCTGA
- a CDS encoding FKBP-type peptidyl-prolyl cis-trans isomerase translates to MQTAKNGDTVRIDYVVRKSDDSIVGGTEQDGPQTVKIGGAEIFPQIEAALDGMKVGDEQVVTIAAADAFGPRHEEMVIDIPRANLPQDAEPQPGMMLSAKQQDGSTANLVITEVGETSITADGNHPLAGEDLNFEVTLVEIKDAA, encoded by the coding sequence ATGCAAACCGCGAAAAACGGCGATACCGTGCGTATCGACTATGTCGTGCGCAAGAGCGATGACAGCATTGTCGGCGGCACCGAACAGGACGGGCCGCAAACCGTAAAGATCGGCGGAGCCGAGATCTTTCCGCAGATCGAGGCCGCCCTGGACGGCATGAAGGTGGGCGACGAACAGGTCGTGACGATCGCCGCTGCCGACGCCTTCGGGCCGCGCCACGAAGAAATGGTCATCGATATTCCGCGCGCGAACCTGCCCCAGGATGCCGAGCCGCAACCGGGCATGATGCTCTCTGCCAAGCAGCAAGACGGTTCGACCGCCAATCTCGTGATTACCGAGGTTGGAGAGACGTCGATCACGGCGGACGGCAATCATCCGCTTGCCGGCGAGGACCTGAATTTTGAAGTGACCCTGGTCGAGATCAAAGACGCGGCCTGA
- a CDS encoding MFS transporter has translation MIRLSPVPGEDFSASVVLFALAMGGFAIGTTEFAAMSLLPYFAHGLNIDEPTAGHVISAYALGVVVGAPVIAVLAARIARRTLLMALMLVFALANGLSALAPSYGWMLVFRFMSGLPHGAYFGVASLLAASLVPRDRRSQAVATVMIGLTAATIVGVPLANGIGQIFGWRLGFGLVAVLAMATALAVRLVAPIGLPRTGASPLRELGALGRRQVWLTLGIGAIGFGGMFCVYTYLATTLIAVTGMAEAATPLVFAVFGLGMTIGTIVCARAADRALMPAVGATLLWSAGALALFPLAAHSVWTVVPVVFLIGCGGGLGAILQTRLMDVADDAQTLAAALNHSAFNTANALGPLLGGLAIGAGYGWAVTGWVGAGLALGGFAIFLVALWDARRDQASTSLAPAQTGGSPTA, from the coding sequence ATGATCCGCTTGTCCCCAGTTCCCGGTGAGGACTTTTCCGCATCCGTCGTTCTGTTCGCGCTCGCCATGGGCGGTTTCGCGATCGGCACGACCGAATTCGCGGCGATGAGCCTGCTGCCCTATTTCGCCCACGGCCTGAACATCGACGAGCCGACCGCCGGGCACGTCATCAGCGCCTATGCCTTGGGAGTGGTGGTCGGCGCACCGGTGATCGCGGTGCTGGCGGCACGGATTGCGCGCCGCACGCTGCTCATGGCGCTCATGCTCGTCTTCGCGCTCGCCAACGGGCTGAGCGCGCTGGCGCCCAGCTATGGCTGGATGCTGGTTTTCCGTTTTATGAGCGGCCTGCCGCACGGCGCCTATTTCGGCGTCGCCTCGCTGCTCGCGGCATCGCTGGTCCCGCGCGATCGGCGTTCACAGGCGGTCGCGACGGTGATGATCGGCCTGACCGCGGCGACGATCGTCGGCGTACCGCTCGCCAACGGCATAGGCCAGATATTCGGCTGGCGGCTGGGCTTCGGCCTGGTGGCGGTGCTGGCGATGGCGACCGCATTGGCGGTACGGCTGGTGGCACCGATCGGCCTGCCGCGAACGGGCGCGAGCCCACTCCGCGAACTCGGCGCGCTCGGCCGGCGGCAGGTCTGGCTGACGCTCGGCATCGGCGCGATCGGCTTCGGCGGCATGTTCTGTGTCTATACCTATCTCGCCACCACGTTGATCGCGGTCACCGGGATGGCGGAGGCCGCCACCCCGCTCGTCTTCGCCGTATTCGGGCTTGGTATGACGATCGGCACCATCGTATGCGCCAGGGCCGCCGACCGCGCGCTGATGCCGGCAGTGGGCGCGACCCTGTTGTGGAGCGCGGGCGCGCTCGCATTGTTTCCGCTGGCGGCGCACAGCGTCTGGACGGTCGTTCCGGTCGTGTTCCTGATCGGTTGCGGCGGCGGGCTCGGCGCCATTCTGCAAACGCGGCTGATGGACGTCGCCGACGACGCCCAGACCCTGGCCGCAGCGCTCAACCACAGCGCATTCAACACCGCGAACGCATTGGGTCCCCTGTTGGGCGGGCTTGCCATCGGCGCCGGCTATGGCTGGGCGGTCACGGGCTGGGTCGGCGCCGGCCTCGCGCTCGGCGGCTTCGCCATCTTCCTCGTGGCGTTGTGGGATGCGCGACGCGACCAGGCATCGACGTCGTTGGCGCCCGCGCAGACCGGCGGTTCGCCGACCGCCTGA
- a CDS encoding alkaline phosphatase family protein, with amino-acid sequence MRFAATAALALTTMLATPASARSDPQDRTAAAKPTGEVPSPESKPDLIVVISVDQFSADLFAEYRTYFSGGFARLLKGAVFPSGFQSHAATETCPGHSTILTGDHPSRTGIIANNWIDLDTPRKDKTVYCAEDESVPGSNSDDYTVSDKHLKVPTLGERMKAADPRTRVVSVAGKDRAAVMMGGHDIDELWWWDGKRYRSYADREEPDAVTRTNKAVAAEIARAQPALELPPVCRAHSRAIPIGAGKTVGTGRFARAAGDYHAFRASPEFDGATLALAAALIQDMKLGRGPATDIIDIGASATDYVGHTYGTEGSEMCLQLLSLDRDLGDFFGVLDATGVDYVVALTADHGGNDLPERERMHAIPDAKRVDPSISAKLIGARIAQELGLADNPLHGSGVGDIWIDHDLDSATREKVLAAAVQRYRADPQVAAVFTRKDLEQVAIAHTPPVTWSLAERARASFDPNRSGDLIVMLKPRITPIPDPTGGYVATHGSIWDYDRRVPILFWRKGMAGFEQPLGVETVDIMPSLAALVDLPLARGDVDGRCLDLDASAGGTCD; translated from the coding sequence ATGCGTTTCGCCGCCACCGCCGCCCTCGCGCTCACCACCATGCTGGCCACGCCCGCAAGTGCGCGAAGTGATCCGCAAGACCGGACGGCGGCCGCGAAACCCACCGGTGAAGTACCGTCGCCCGAGAGCAAGCCCGACCTGATCGTCGTCATCTCCGTCGACCAGTTCTCCGCCGATCTCTTTGCCGAATATCGCACCTATTTCTCCGGCGGTTTCGCTCGTCTTCTGAAAGGTGCGGTGTTCCCGTCCGGGTTTCAGAGCCATGCCGCGACCGAGACCTGCCCCGGCCACTCCACCATCCTGACCGGGGACCACCCGTCCCGTACCGGCATCATCGCGAACAACTGGATCGATCTCGATACGCCGCGCAAGGACAAGACGGTCTATTGCGCCGAGGACGAGAGCGTGCCGGGCAGCAATTCCGACGATTACACCGTATCGGACAAACATCTGAAGGTGCCGACGCTCGGGGAACGCATGAAAGCCGCCGACCCGCGCACGCGCGTCGTCTCCGTCGCCGGCAAGGACCGTGCGGCGGTGATGATGGGCGGGCACGATATCGACGAACTCTGGTGGTGGGACGGCAAGCGCTATCGCAGCTATGCGGACCGCGAAGAACCGGATGCGGTGACCCGCACCAACAAGGCCGTCGCAGCCGAAATCGCCCGGGCGCAACCGGCGCTCGAGCTTCCCCCCGTCTGCCGGGCGCATTCGCGCGCCATCCCGATCGGTGCGGGCAAGACCGTCGGCACCGGCCGCTTCGCCCGCGCAGCCGGCGATTATCACGCCTTCCGCGCCTCGCCGGAATTCGACGGTGCGACGCTGGCGCTCGCCGCTGCGCTGATCCAGGACATGAAGCTCGGCCGGGGGCCCGCCACCGACATCATCGACATCGGCGCCTCGGCCACGGACTATGTCGGCCACACCTATGGCACCGAGGGCAGCGAGATGTGCCTGCAACTGCTGTCGCTCGACCGCGATCTCGGCGATTTCTTCGGGGTGCTGGACGCGACCGGCGTCGATTACGTCGTGGCGCTGACCGCCGATCATGGCGGCAACGACCTTCCCGAGCGCGAACGCATGCACGCCATCCCGGATGCGAAGCGCGTCGATCCCTCCATCTCAGCGAAGCTGATCGGCGCGCGCATCGCGCAGGAACTCGGCCTGGCGGACAATCCGCTGCACGGCAGCGGAGTCGGCGACATCTGGATCGATCATGACCTCGACAGCGCGACGCGCGAAAAAGTACTGGCAGCCGCCGTGCAGCGCTACCGCGCCGATCCGCAGGTCGCGGCGGTCTTCACCCGGAAGGATCTGGAGCAGGTTGCCATCGCCCATACGCCGCCGGTCACCTGGAGCCTGGCCGAGCGCGCCCGCGCATCCTTCGATCCGAACCGATCGGGCGACCTGATCGTGATGCTGAAGCCGCGCATCACGCCGATCCCCGATCCCACCGGGGGCTATGTCGCCACCCATGGCAGCATCTGGGATTACGACCGGCGCGTGCCGATCCTGTTCTGGCGCAAGGGGATGGCCGGTTTCGAACAACCGCTCGGCGTGGAAACGGTCGACATCATGCCGAGCCTCGCCGCACTTGTGGACCTGCCGCTCGCGCGCGGCGATGTCGACGGCCGCTGCCTCGACCTCGACGCGAGCGCCGGCGGCACCTGCGACTGA
- a CDS encoding protein-disulfide reductase DsbD family protein, protein MTTARFIWMTVLAALASLVAVGPAAAQIGGQGRHIAMQMVPETSHPAPASTVTLAFVARPEAGWHGYWKNPGEAGVPTTAHWTLPDGVTADSLQYPVPQTLMIGGIMNYVYEGPFTQFAELHIPEGLARGTELPVTAKLDYLVCTHEICVPESRTLSTVLTVGDGAVPADRRARFDRWRKALPKPLGAQATYQIAGDTFRLSVPFPQGATATDAYFFPETEGAAVYSAPQTVTREGDRLIIATKAEGDVDGAVTGVLKVGPEQGFVVTAEPGTVAADAGDGGSGERGSVWTRALIAFFGAVLGGLILNIMPCVFPILSLKALNLARAGETQAGARAEALAYTAGVVLVCVVLGAVLLALRAAGVSAGWAFQLQDPRVILFLLLLVTGIAFNLAGLFELSAPGFANRATARGSGGAFATGALAAFVATPCTGPFMGVALGAALVLPAVAALAIFAGLGLGLALPFLLIGFVPRLRAMLPKPGAWMETFRHILSVPMFLTALALAWVLGRQAGVGGMTLGLGAALLLALGLWWTGRRQMRGRVAQWAPALIAALVALGGLALVREAPAQAKTESADRLGAEPFSEQRLADLRAEGRPVFAYFTADWCLTCKVNEKAAIETQAVADAFAKANVAVLVGDWTDGDPELGRFIERHNRAGVPLYLWYDSESDAPRVLPQILTRQRLTALPGG, encoded by the coding sequence ATGACGACGGCGCGTTTCATCTGGATGACGGTCCTTGCGGCCTTGGCATCTCTGGTGGCCGTCGGGCCGGCGGCGGCGCAGATCGGCGGGCAGGGGCGGCATATCGCGATGCAGATGGTGCCCGAGACGTCGCATCCGGCGCCGGCGAGCACGGTTACGCTCGCCTTCGTCGCGCGGCCGGAGGCGGGCTGGCACGGCTATTGGAAGAATCCGGGGGAGGCGGGCGTGCCGACCACCGCCCACTGGACGCTGCCGGACGGCGTGACGGCCGATTCGCTGCAATATCCGGTGCCGCAGACGCTGATGATCGGCGGCATCATGAATTATGTCTATGAAGGGCCGTTCACCCAGTTCGCCGAGCTGCACATTCCCGAAGGGCTGGCGCGCGGGACCGAGCTGCCGGTCACCGCAAAGCTGGATTACCTCGTCTGCACGCACGAAATCTGCGTGCCGGAGAGCCGGACACTGTCGACCGTGCTGACGGTGGGCGACGGCGCGGTGCCGGCCGATCGGCGCGCCCGGTTCGATCGGTGGCGCAAGGCGTTGCCCAAACCGCTCGGCGCGCAGGCGACCTATCAAATCGCCGGCGATACGTTCCGCCTGTCGGTGCCGTTTCCGCAAGGCGCGACGGCGACGGATGCGTATTTCTTTCCGGAAACGGAGGGCGCGGCCGTCTATTCCGCGCCGCAGACGGTCACGCGCGAGGGCGACCGCCTGATCATCGCGACGAAGGCCGAAGGCGATGTCGATGGCGCCGTCACCGGCGTCCTCAAGGTCGGGCCGGAGCAGGGTTTCGTCGTCACCGCGGAACCGGGCACCGTGGCGGCCGATGCCGGCGACGGCGGGTCCGGCGAGCGCGGTTCGGTGTGGACGCGCGCCCTGATCGCCTTTTTCGGCGCGGTACTGGGCGGCCTGATCCTGAATATCATGCCCTGCGTCTTCCCGATCCTGAGTCTGAAGGCGCTGAACCTTGCGCGCGCCGGCGAGACGCAGGCAGGCGCGCGGGCCGAGGCGCTGGCTTATACCGCCGGCGTGGTGCTGGTCTGCGTGGTGCTTGGCGCCGTGTTGCTCGCACTGCGCGCAGCGGGGGTGAGCGCGGGCTGGGCATTCCAGTTGCAGGATCCGCGCGTTATCCTGTTCCTGTTGCTGCTGGTAACCGGAATCGCCTTCAACCTGGCCGGACTGTTCGAGTTGTCGGCGCCCGGCTTTGCCAATCGCGCCACGGCGAGGGGAAGTGGCGGGGCGTTCGCGACCGGCGCGCTCGCCGCTTTCGTCGCGACGCCGTGCACCGGGCCCTTCATGGGCGTGGCGCTGGGCGCGGCGCTGGTGTTGCCGGCGGTGGCGGCGCTGGCGATCTTCGCCGGTCTCGGGCTGGGACTGGCGCTGCCGTTCCTGCTGATCGGGTTCGTGCCCCGGCTGCGCGCAATGCTGCCGAAGCCGGGCGCGTGGATGGAAACCTTCCGCCACATCCTGTCGGTGCCGATGTTCCTGACCGCGCTCGCGCTCGCCTGGGTGCTGGGGCGGCAGGCAGGCGTCGGCGGCATGACGCTGGGGCTGGGGGCTGCATTGCTGCTCGCGCTCGGCCTGTGGTGGACCGGCCGGCGGCAGATGCGCGGGCGGGTCGCGCAATGGGCGCCGGCACTGATCGCGGCGCTGGTGGCACTGGGCGGGCTTGCGCTGGTGCGCGAAGCCCCGGCGCAAGCGAAAACGGAGAGCGCCGACCGGTTGGGCGCCGAACCGTTCAGCGAGCAGCGTCTGGCGGATCTGCGGGCCGAGGGGCGGCCGGTCTTCGCCTATTTCACCGCCGACTGGTGCCTGACGTGCAAGGTGAACGAGAAGGCCGCGATCGAGACGCAGGCGGTGGCCGATGCCTTCGCCAAGGCGAACGTCGCCGTGCTGGTGGGCGACTGGACCGACGGCGACCCCGAACTGGGCCGCTTCATCGAGCGCCATAATCGTGCGGGCGTTCCGCTGTATCTGTGGTATGATAGCGAGAGCGATGCGCCGCGGGTGTTGCCGCAGATCCTGACGCGGCAGCGGCTGACGGCGTTGCCGGGGGGCTGA
- a CDS encoding redoxin domain-containing protein produces the protein MNRSLLTIFAAAASIAVTAPAAAQQIVGQPAQNFRLTDMHGKNVQLADYRGKVVVLEWNNPGCPFVQKHYKSGNMQKTQAAARADGAVWLTINSGAPGKQGYMTGKQAQDFVDTMDAHPTDYLLDPKGVVGKAYAAKTTPHMYIIDADGTLVYQGGIDDKPTADVADITTARNHVLAALDELEAGIPVSVTETRPYGCSVKYAS, from the coding sequence ATGAACCGCTCTCTTTTGACTATATTCGCCGCCGCCGCTTCCATCGCCGTTACCGCGCCTGCCGCGGCACAGCAGATCGTGGGCCAGCCGGCGCAGAATTTCCGCCTGACCGACATGCACGGCAAGAACGTCCAGCTCGCCGACTATCGCGGCAAGGTGGTGGTGCTGGAGTGGAACAATCCCGGCTGCCCCTTCGTGCAGAAGCATTACAAGAGCGGGAACATGCAGAAGACGCAGGCCGCGGCGCGGGCAGATGGCGCGGTGTGGCTGACCATCAATTCCGGCGCGCCGGGCAAGCAGGGCTATATGACCGGCAAGCAGGCGCAGGATTTCGTCGACACGATGGACGCGCATCCGACCGATTATCTGCTCGATCCCAAGGGCGTGGTCGGCAAGGCCTATGCCGCCAAGACGACGCCGCACATGTACATCATCGATGCGGACGGCACGCTCGTCTATCAGGGCGGGATCGACGACAAGCCGACCGCCGATGTCGCGGACATCACGACGGCGCGCAATCACGTATTGGCGGCGCTGGATGAACTCGAAGCCGGGATTCCCGTGTCGGTGACGGAGACACGGCCTTATGGCTGCTCCGTGAAATACGCTTCCTGA
- a CDS encoding arginyltransferase: protein MSAPFRFPRFFVTSPAPCPYLPGRQERKVFTELTGPHAGELNDALGRIGFRRSQSVAYRPSCAGCSACRSVRIVADAFTANTTQRKLLRRNADLEISACRPWATDEQFQLLRRYLDARHPGGGMATMDEGDYADMVEHSPVSSYVIEYREPSDDEKPGRLIGACITDQQADGLSMIYSFFDASEDARPSLGTFIILDHIMRARGAGLPYVYLGYWVKGSARMAYKTRYKPIEILGPNGWALMDEEEERAAEAAAFQPA, encoded by the coding sequence GTGAGCGCACCATTTCGATTTCCGCGATTTTTCGTCACCAGCCCGGCGCCCTGCCCGTATCTGCCCGGCCGACAGGAACGCAAGGTGTTCACCGAGCTGACGGGCCCGCATGCCGGCGAACTGAACGACGCGCTCGGCCGGATCGGTTTCCGCCGCAGTCAGTCGGTGGCCTATCGCCCCAGTTGCGCCGGCTGTTCCGCCTGTCGCTCGGTCCGGATCGTTGCCGACGCATTCACGGCCAACACGACCCAGCGCAAGCTCCTGCGCCGCAATGCCGACCTGGAAATTTCCGCCTGCCGCCCCTGGGCGACCGACGAGCAGTTCCAATTGTTGCGCCGCTATCTCGATGCCCGGCATCCCGGCGGCGGCATGGCGACGATGGACGAGGGCGACTATGCCGACATGGTCGAGCACAGCCCCGTATCCTCTTATGTCATCGAATATCGCGAGCCGTCCGATGACGAAAAGCCCGGTCGCCTGATCGGTGCGTGCATCACCGATCAGCAGGCCGACGGCCTGTCCATGATCTACAGCTTCTTCGACGCCAGCGAAGATGCCCGGCCGAGCCTCGGCACCTTCATCATCCTCGACCACATCATGCGTGCCCGCGGCGCCGGACTGCCCTATGTCTATCTCGGATATTGGGTGAAGGGGTCGGCGCGCATGGCGTACAAGACACGCTACAAGCCGATCGAAATCCTCGGCCCCAATGGCTGGGCGCTGATGGACGAAGAGGAAGAGCGCGCGGCCGAAGCGGCGGCGTTCCAGCCGGCCTGA
- a CDS encoding threonine ammonia-lyase, translating into MATSPAHSASTVVTVDDVRLAHVRIRDQIVRTPTLFSRTLSDLTGAKVYLKFENLQFTAAYKERGALNTLLQLDEEARSKGVIAASAGNHAQGIAYHATRLGIPSVIVMPKPTPTVKVTQTEGHGARIVLEGETFDEAYAHARKLEAEEGYTFVHPFDDPRVIAGQGTVALEMIEDVPDIDMLVVPIGGGGLISGISTVAKSQPHNIEVVGVEAELYPSMHNRITGGDAPCAGDTLAEGIAVKEPGKITAGIIKELVDDIVLVSERRLEESVSLLLQIEKTVVEGAGAAGLAALLEYPERFKGKTVATVLCGGNIDTRLLANVLLRDLARSGRLARLRIRLQDRPGALFNVARIFHEQGVNIIEVYHQRVFTSLPAKGLITDIECETRDAAHLDRLMKALRGANYTVSPVELD; encoded by the coding sequence ATGGCTACCTCTCCGGCGCATTCCGCTTCCACCGTCGTCACCGTCGACGATGTCCGCCTCGCCCATGTCCGCATTCGCGATCAGATCGTGCGCACGCCGACGCTGTTCAGCAGGACGCTTTCGGACCTGACGGGTGCGAAGGTGTATCTGAAGTTCGAGAACCTGCAGTTCACCGCCGCTTATAAGGAACGCGGCGCGCTCAACACGCTGCTCCAGCTCGACGAGGAGGCGCGCTCCAAGGGCGTGATCGCCGCATCCGCCGGCAACCATGCGCAGGGCATCGCCTATCACGCCACCCGGCTCGGCATTCCGTCGGTCATCGTAATGCCGAAGCCGACGCCGACGGTGAAGGTCACCCAGACCGAGGGGCACGGCGCCCGGATCGTGCTGGAGGGAGAAACCTTCGACGAAGCCTATGCCCATGCCCGCAAGCTGGAGGCGGAGGAAGGCTATACCTTCGTCCATCCGTTCGACGATCCGCGCGTCATCGCCGGCCAGGGAACGGTGGCGCTGGAAATGATCGAGGATGTGCCGGACATCGACATGCTGGTCGTGCCGATCGGCGGCGGCGGGCTGATCTCCGGCATCTCGACGGTCGCCAAGAGTCAGCCGCATAATATCGAGGTGGTGGGCGTCGAGGCCGAACTCTATCCCTCGATGCACAACCGCATCACCGGAGGCGACGCACCATGCGCCGGCGACACGCTGGCCGAAGGCATCGCCGTCAAGGAACCGGGCAAGATCACGGCCGGGATCATCAAGGAACTGGTCGACGATATCGTGCTCGTCAGCGAGCGCCGGCTGGAGGAATCGGTCAGTCTGCTGCTCCAGATCGAAAAGACGGTGGTCGAGGGCGCCGGAGCCGCGGGTCTGGCGGCGCTGCTGGAATATCCGGAGCGCTTCAAGGGAAAGACGGTCGCCACGGTCCTGTGCGGCGGCAATATCGACACCCGCCTGCTCGCCAATGTCCTGCTGCGCGACCTTGCGCGCTCCGGCCGCCTCGCACGGCTGCGCATCCGCCTGCAGGATCGGCCCGGCGCATTGTTCAACGTCGCACGCATCTTCCACGAACAGGGCGTCAATATCATAGAGGTTTATCACCAGCGCGTGTTCACCTCGCTGCCGGCAAAGGGACTGATCACCGATATCGAGTGCGAGACGCGCGATGCCGCGCATCTCGACCGGCTGATGAAGGCGCTGCGCGGGGCGAACTATACGGTCAGCCCGGTCGAACTCGACTGA